In the Lampris incognitus isolate fLamInc1 chromosome 11, fLamInc1.hap2, whole genome shotgun sequence genome, one interval contains:
- the stx19 gene encoding syntaxin-19 isoform X1, producing the protein MKDRLGELQQKAQECSEPASEVDNTGPFPGEADPHDAVGVGVIVQQAVVFEEEPVIQTFLSEAKNIRDDITELETVVTKFSQQQKTLVAAMRRFSVMKKESSITRDIKIRAESLHRRLDALSKQAQRSEEQQGPAAVASRIQRSQLAALQRRFRQVMRQYNEALLTKQESCKHFIIRQLEVSGREVTEEEVNEMVATGKWDVFNENLLNDSRITRSQLSEIEMRHKELLNLESNMKELRDLFLDIFMLVEEQGAHINHIQTNVERTQDYVVATNEKFKLAARFSFRSCQFTSWGDSGRLCTGRHRPAEFSCGLEQHC; encoded by the exons ATGAAGGACCGACTGGGGGAGTTGCAGCAGAAGGCTCAGGAGTGCAGCGAGCCGGCGAGCGAGGTCGACAACACCGGCCCTTTCCCAGGGGAGGCTGACCCCCATGATGCCGTCGGGGTTGGGGTTATCGTACAGCAGGCGGTGGTGTTCGAGGAGGAGCCGGTTATCCAGACCTTCTTATCGGAGGCAAAAAACATCCGCGATGACATCACGGAGCTGGAGACTGTG GTGACCAAATTCAGCCAGCAGCAGAAGACCCTGGTGGCAGCCATGCGCCGTTTTAGCGTGATGAAGAAGGAAAGCAGCATAACCCGGGACATTAAGATCCGGGCCGAGAGCCTGCACAGGCGCCTAGATGCACTTTCTAAACAGGCTCAGAGGAGCGAGGAGCAGCAGGGCCCCGCGGCGGTGGCCTCCAGAATCCAGCGCTCGCAACTCGCAGCTCTGCAGAGACGCTTCAGGCAG GTGATGCGGCAGTATAATGAAGCGCTGCTGACAAAGCAGGAGAGCTGTAAGCACTTCATTATCCGCCAGCTGGAGGTATCGGGACGGGAGGTGACGGAGGAGGAGGTGAACGAGATGGTTGCCACGGGAAAATGGGACGTGTTCAATGAAAACCTGCTTAACGATTCCAGGATTACACGGTCACAGCTGTCGGAGATCGAGATGCGACATAAG GAGCTGCTGAACCTCGAGAGTAACATGAAGGAGCTGCGGGATCTCTTCCTGGACATTTTCATGCTGGTGGAGGAACAAGGTGCCCACAtcaaccacatccaaaccaacgtAGAGCGAACTCAAGACTACGTGGTCGCCACCAACGAGAAGTTCAAGCTGGCCGCCAG GTTTTCTTTCAGAAGCTGTCAGTTTACCAGTTGGGGTGATTCGGGCAGGCTATGTACAGGTCGTCATAGACCTGCTGAGTTCAGCTGCGGACTGGAACAGCATTGTTGA
- the stx19 gene encoding syntaxin-19 isoform X2 produces the protein MKDRLGELQQKAQECSEPASEVDNTGPFPGEADPHDAVGVGVIVQQAVVFEEEPVIQTFLSEAKNIRDDITELETVVTKFSQQQKTLVAAMRRFSVMKKESSITRDIKIRAESLHRRLDALSKQAQRSEEQQGPAAVASRIQRSQLAALQRRFRQVMRQYNEALLTKQESCKHFIIRQLEVSGREVTEEEVNEMVATGKWDVFNENLLNDSRITRSQLSEIEMRHKELLNLESNMKELRDLFLDIFMLVEEQGAHINHIQTNVERTQDYVVATNEKFKLAARYKKKNPLRQLCCCCCPPWRCCL, from the exons ATGAAGGACCGACTGGGGGAGTTGCAGCAGAAGGCTCAGGAGTGCAGCGAGCCGGCGAGCGAGGTCGACAACACCGGCCCTTTCCCAGGGGAGGCTGACCCCCATGATGCCGTCGGGGTTGGGGTTATCGTACAGCAGGCGGTGGTGTTCGAGGAGGAGCCGGTTATCCAGACCTTCTTATCGGAGGCAAAAAACATCCGCGATGACATCACGGAGCTGGAGACTGTG GTGACCAAATTCAGCCAGCAGCAGAAGACCCTGGTGGCAGCCATGCGCCGTTTTAGCGTGATGAAGAAGGAAAGCAGCATAACCCGGGACATTAAGATCCGGGCCGAGAGCCTGCACAGGCGCCTAGATGCACTTTCTAAACAGGCTCAGAGGAGCGAGGAGCAGCAGGGCCCCGCGGCGGTGGCCTCCAGAATCCAGCGCTCGCAACTCGCAGCTCTGCAGAGACGCTTCAGGCAG GTGATGCGGCAGTATAATGAAGCGCTGCTGACAAAGCAGGAGAGCTGTAAGCACTTCATTATCCGCCAGCTGGAGGTATCGGGACGGGAGGTGACGGAGGAGGAGGTGAACGAGATGGTTGCCACGGGAAAATGGGACGTGTTCAATGAAAACCTGCTTAACGATTCCAGGATTACACGGTCACAGCTGTCGGAGATCGAGATGCGACATAAG GAGCTGCTGAACCTCGAGAGTAACATGAAGGAGCTGCGGGATCTCTTCCTGGACATTTTCATGCTGGTGGAGGAACAAGGTGCCCACAtcaaccacatccaaaccaacgtAGAGCGAACTCAAGACTACGTGGTCGCCACCAACGAGAAGTTCAAGCTGGCCGCCAGGTACAAGAAGAAGAACCCGCTCAGGCagctgtgttgctgctgctgccccccGTGGAGATGCTGCTTATAG